The proteins below come from a single Corynebacterium cystitidis genomic window:
- a CDS encoding sugar phosphate isomerase/epimerase family protein: MADIGVQLMMLKDQVAEEGMYPILEKLKDINIASVEVSQIPMDEKNTADLERGINELGIEVGALSVALKPGPTATGDNLEEHYDKIVADCKRLNARFVRIGMMPFDAMVSLEATESWAAEVAPWAEKLAKEGITLCYHNHHVDLHRFDNGERIFDVVRRVAPELNFEVDLHWVQRGGMAPLDMLKEYSGVCKLIHVKDYRVTALPQEAIDLMSSGKVMEGYDKFVNIVEFAEVGQGNMNWPELMPAAKEAGAEYFFIEQDMTYGRDPLDCIKVSREYLASIGW; encoded by the coding sequence ATGGCTGACATTGGCGTACAACTAATGATGCTCAAGGACCAGGTTGCCGAAGAAGGCATGTACCCAATCCTTGAGAAGCTGAAAGATATCAACATCGCTTCTGTGGAGGTTTCGCAGATTCCGATGGATGAGAAAAACACCGCAGACCTCGAACGCGGCATCAACGAGCTTGGCATTGAGGTCGGAGCGCTATCCGTGGCTTTGAAGCCGGGACCGACCGCTACCGGCGATAACCTCGAAGAGCACTACGACAAGATCGTCGCCGACTGCAAGCGGCTGAACGCACGTTTCGTCCGGATTGGCATGATGCCTTTCGACGCGATGGTTTCCCTTGAGGCAACGGAATCGTGGGCCGCGGAAGTGGCACCGTGGGCGGAGAAACTCGCCAAGGAAGGCATTACGCTGTGCTACCACAACCATCACGTGGACCTACACCGCTTCGATAACGGCGAACGCATCTTTGATGTTGTGCGCCGTGTCGCCCCGGAGTTGAACTTCGAGGTAGACCTGCACTGGGTGCAGCGCGGTGGCATGGCCCCACTGGATATGCTCAAGGAGTACTCAGGTGTGTGCAAACTGATCCACGTGAAAGATTATCGCGTGACCGCTCTGCCACAGGAGGCGATCGACTTGATGAGCTCCGGCAAGGTGATGGAAGGCTACGACAAGTTCGTTAACATTGTCGAGTTTGCTGAGGTTGGCCAGGGAAACATGAACTGGCCTGAACTGATGCCAGCGGCGAAGGAGGCGGGTGCAGAGTACTTCTTCATCGAGCAGGACATGACTTATGGCCGTGACCCACTCGATTGCATCAAGGTTTCACGCGAGTACCTCGCCTCGATCGGCTGGTAG